From a region of the Aeoliella mucimassa genome:
- a CDS encoding trans-sulfuration enzyme family protein yields MSTVAVHAGEQRQKPGDSITDPIFCASTYTFRDTQAIIDYIEQEQPREEYGRYGNPGERVAERKLAALEGAEDAVLFASGMAALVGLLMAKLSSGDEVIFFDECYHRSREFCAKHMSRFGVKTIQVPACDYDAMEAAITPNTRLLISESPTNPHMSVVDLERFADLGKRTGVETLIDATLATPYNLRPISAGVDYVLHSATKYLGGHNDLLAGVVAGSTESMESVRNLRGIMGGINGPQNVYLLLRGLKTFQLRMARHNENGLKVAQFLESHPRVEKVYYPGLESHRDHEVAKRSMTGFGGLITFLIKDADWRATADVIDSVTIPRIAPSLGGVESLIEQPMVISYYSYAPEDRQKFGIPDNMIRMSCGIEDSDDLIADLSQALDTTA; encoded by the coding sequence ATGTCGACCGTTGCGGTGCATGCCGGTGAACAGCGTCAAAAACCAGGCGACTCAATCACCGACCCCATTTTCTGCGCGTCGACCTACACCTTCCGCGACACGCAAGCCATTATCGATTACATCGAGCAGGAGCAGCCACGCGAGGAATACGGCCGCTACGGCAACCCCGGCGAACGCGTCGCCGAGCGCAAGCTGGCCGCCCTCGAAGGTGCGGAAGACGCAGTGCTGTTCGCCAGCGGCATGGCCGCCTTGGTCGGTTTGCTGATGGCCAAGCTCAGCTCGGGCGACGAAGTGATCTTCTTCGACGAGTGCTACCACCGCAGCCGTGAGTTTTGTGCCAAGCACATGTCGCGGTTCGGGGTGAAGACCATCCAGGTACCAGCGTGCGACTACGACGCGATGGAAGCAGCCATCACGCCGAACACGCGCCTGCTGATCAGCGAGTCGCCGACCAATCCGCACATGAGCGTGGTCGACCTCGAACGCTTTGCCGACCTCGGCAAGCGCACCGGGGTCGAAACGCTGATCGACGCCACGCTGGCGACCCCCTACAACCTCCGCCCGATCTCAGCAGGGGTCGACTACGTGCTACACTCGGCTACCAAGTACCTAGGCGGTCATAACGACCTGCTGGCCGGCGTGGTCGCTGGCAGCACCGAAAGCATGGAGTCAGTACGCAACCTCCGCGGCATAATGGGTGGCATCAACGGTCCACAGAACGTCTACCTGCTGCTCCGCGGCCTGAAGACGTTCCAGCTTCGCATGGCCCGGCACAACGAGAACGGCTTGAAGGTCGCTCAGTTCCTCGAATCGCATCCCCGCGTCGAAAAGGTGTACTACCCCGGCCTCGAATCGCATCGCGACCACGAAGTCGCCAAGCGTTCGATGACCGGTTTCGGCGGGCTGATCACCTTCTTGATCAAGGACGCCGACTGGCGAGCCACGGCCGACGTGATCGACTCGGTGACCATTCCCCGCATCGCTCCCAGCCTGGGCGGAGTCGAGTCGCTTATCGAGCAACCGATGGTCATTAGCTACTACAGCTACGCTCCAGAAGATCGCCAGAAGTTCGGGATTCCCGATAATATGATTCGCATGTCGTGCGGTATTGAAGATAGCGATGACCTGATCGCCGATCTATCGCAGGCGCTCGACACAACCGCGTAA
- the acpS gene encoding holo-ACP synthase: protein MHIIGIGTDITECLRIANMIERHGELFICRVYTPQEIEYCSTRKAATQHYAGRWAAKEAVLKAIGTGWQRGISWRDVEVVNLSSGAPTIELHAGAREVADSQGIARVHISISHARSHAIAYAIAEGE from the coding sequence ATGCATATCATTGGAATCGGCACCGACATCACCGAGTGCTTGCGCATTGCCAATATGATCGAACGGCACGGCGAGCTGTTCATCTGCCGAGTCTACACACCGCAAGAAATCGAGTACTGCAGCACCCGCAAAGCCGCCACACAGCACTACGCTGGCCGCTGGGCGGCCAAGGAGGCGGTGCTCAAAGCGATCGGTACTGGTTGGCAGCGCGGCATCAGCTGGCGCGACGTCGAAGTCGTGAACCTCTCGAGCGGGGCACCCACTATCGAACTGCACGCTGGTGCCCGCGAAGTGGCCGACTCGCAGGGCATCGCCCGCGTGCACATCAGCATCTCGCACGCCCGTTCGCACGCGATTGCCTACGCGATCGCCGAGGGAGAATAA